Proteins encoded by one window of Pseudonocardia sp. HH130629-09:
- a CDS encoding FAD-dependent monooxygenase: MKIVVVGGGPAGLYFSILARLRSGGQDEIVLAERNPPGTASGFAVTLGEDILDELFRTDPLGAEKVRAAAHVWDSQVVEVSGRPVHLGGRYGYSIGRARLLEVLAERARQVGVKLMFDTAVAVDGDIARDPLTADADVVVAADGVGSAIRAARAETFGTRISHGSNRYVWFGTSKPFRPFTFAFEKTHAGWIWFHAYPAADCVSTCIVECTPQTWAGLGLDAMAPDEAMRMLEGVFSRSLDGHSLIAPPGMGSSPWLQFREVRNMSWRDGNVVLAGDAAHTTHFAIGSGTVLAVADSIALAEELYPRGTRGTDDVEAALAGYDARRRAAMAPVQRMARASMEWFETVPERLEGAEDALAFSWSLLDRRHDQGRLNERLHRATQVEPVRQVRRRLTAARRVRRALARGEITPREALHR, encoded by the coding sequence GTGAAGATCGTGGTCGTCGGTGGTGGGCCGGCCGGTCTGTACTTCTCGATCCTGGCCCGGCTCCGGTCGGGCGGGCAGGACGAGATCGTCCTCGCGGAGCGCAACCCGCCCGGCACCGCCTCCGGCTTCGCGGTCACGCTCGGTGAGGACATCCTCGACGAGCTCTTCCGCACCGACCCCCTCGGGGCCGAGAAGGTGCGGGCCGCGGCGCACGTGTGGGACTCCCAGGTCGTGGAGGTCTCCGGGCGCCCGGTGCACCTCGGCGGTCGCTACGGCTACTCCATCGGCCGCGCGCGGCTGCTGGAGGTGCTGGCCGAGCGGGCCCGCCAGGTCGGCGTGAAGCTCATGTTCGACACGGCCGTCGCCGTGGACGGTGACATCGCGCGTGACCCGCTGACCGCCGACGCGGACGTCGTCGTCGCCGCCGACGGGGTCGGGTCCGCGATCCGCGCCGCGCGGGCCGAGACCTTCGGGACCCGGATCTCCCACGGTTCCAACCGCTACGTCTGGTTCGGCACCAGCAAGCCGTTCCGGCCGTTCACCTTCGCGTTCGAGAAGACCCACGCCGGCTGGATCTGGTTCCACGCCTACCCGGCCGCGGACTGCGTCAGCACCTGCATCGTCGAGTGCACGCCGCAGACCTGGGCGGGGCTGGGGCTCGACGCGATGGCGCCCGACGAGGCCATGCGGATGCTCGAGGGCGTCTTCTCCCGCTCGCTCGACGGGCACTCGCTGATCGCCCCGCCCGGCATGGGCTCCTCGCCGTGGCTGCAGTTCCGCGAGGTCCGGAACATGTCCTGGCGCGACGGCAACGTCGTCCTCGCCGGCGACGCGGCCCACACCACCCACTTCGCCATCGGCTCGGGCACGGTCCTCGCCGTCGCCGACTCGATCGCGCTGGCCGAGGAACTGTACCCGCGCGGGACCCGCGGCACCGACGACGTCGAGGCCGCCCTCGCCGGGTACGATGCCCGCCGCCGCGCCGCGATGGCACCGGTCCAGCGGATGGCCCGGGCGAGCATGGAGTGGTTCGAGACCGTCCCCGAGCGTCTCGAGGGCGCCGAGGACGCGCTGGCCTTCTCCTGGTCGCTGCTCGACCGCCGGCACGACCAGGGCCGGCTCAACGAGCGTCTGCACCGTGCGACCCAGGTCGAGCCGGTCCGTCAGGTCCGGCGCAGGCTGACCGCGGCCCGCCGGGTCCGCCGGGCGCTGGCCCGCGGGGAGATCACCCCCCGCGAGGCCCTGCACCGCTGA
- a CDS encoding FAD-dependent monooxygenase, whose amino-acid sequence MYDRNEAGRTHGFAVTYGEDMLDDAFRNDPEGGEALRRASRLWNAQEIRVADHRPVHVGGKYGYAIARVDLLDVLARRAEQLGVKIEYGSPVEREALDADLVVAADGVGSRIRTARAEHFGTTVDEGTNPYIWLGADSDSDTFVWDFQPTDAGWMWIHLYPSSNGVSTCIVECEPDTWEGLGLDHMSGADAVRLVESVFHRTLAGRRLIEPLGGLGEKPWLRFREVRNRTWRDGDLVLAGDAAHTTHFGIGSGTVLAMQDSMGLVDALYGVAGQTAAADPTCPNGRGAALSAYDARRRAEIGPIQDAARRNMQWFEQAGRQLEQVTDPVEFAWSLTDRRGDMGSIHRTLHRATQVPALRQVRRGLTTARRVRRSALRGRQS is encoded by the coding sequence GTGTACGACCGCAACGAGGCGGGGCGGACCCACGGGTTCGCCGTCACCTACGGCGAGGACATGCTCGACGACGCGTTCCGCAACGACCCCGAGGGCGGTGAGGCCCTGCGTCGCGCGTCCCGGCTGTGGAACGCCCAGGAGATCCGGGTCGCCGACCACCGGCCGGTGCACGTCGGCGGCAAGTACGGCTACGCGATCGCCCGCGTCGACCTGCTCGACGTGCTGGCGCGCCGGGCCGAGCAGCTGGGCGTGAAGATCGAGTACGGCTCCCCGGTCGAGCGCGAGGCCCTCGACGCCGACCTGGTCGTCGCGGCCGACGGCGTCGGCAGCCGGATCCGCACCGCGCGCGCCGAGCACTTCGGCACCACCGTCGACGAGGGCACGAACCCCTACATCTGGCTCGGCGCCGACAGCGACTCGGACACCTTCGTCTGGGACTTCCAGCCGACCGACGCGGGCTGGATGTGGATCCACCTCTACCCGTCGTCCAACGGGGTCAGCACCTGCATCGTGGAGTGCGAGCCCGACACCTGGGAGGGGCTGGGCCTGGACCACATGTCCGGGGCCGACGCCGTCCGGCTCGTCGAGTCGGTCTTCCACCGCACGCTGGCCGGGCGCCGGCTCATCGAGCCCCTCGGCGGGCTGGGGGAGAAGCCCTGGCTGCGCTTCCGCGAGGTCCGCAACCGGACCTGGCGCGACGGCGACCTCGTGCTGGCCGGCGACGCCGCGCACACCACGCACTTCGGGATAGGCTCGGGCACCGTGCTGGCGATGCAGGACTCGATGGGTCTGGTCGACGCCCTCTACGGCGTCGCGGGCCAGACTGCCGCGGCCGACCCGACCTGCCCGAACGGCCGCGGTGCCGCGCTCTCGGCCTACGACGCCCGGCGGCGCGCGGAGATCGGCCCGATCCAGGACGCCGCCCGGCGGAACATGCAGTGGTTCGAGCAGGCCGGGCGCCAGCTCGAACAGGTCACCGACCCCGTCGAGTTCGCCTGGTCGCTCACCGACCGCCGGGGCGACATGGGCAGCATCCACCGCACCCTGCACCGGGCCACCCAGGTTCCCGCGCTGCGTCAGGTGCGGCGCGGTCTGACCACCGCCCGCCGCGTCCGGCGGTCGGCCCTGCGCGGGCGGCAGAGCTAG
- a CDS encoding lipopolysaccharide biosynthesis protein has protein sequence MSVGEMVAGRVRSVRREMGNPLYRNAYALMLNTVVNSGFGLLYWVFAARVFSTEDVGRGNAMVNLMMLISVLTSLNFGQALIRFLPTAGRDSRSLVRLAYGVSAGMAVVGSAAVMTYCHFAYAPGDPLHVSPGFAAWFVVSTAAWSIFNLQDQVLTGLRSAMWVVLENGVYGVVKLGLLVVVAFTSVSDGVFTSWSAPVIALLVPFTLLISRRLLPRHTAETVDRDDAGAPDRATLARYMGGDYLGQVFNQAMSSFLPVLVVMTISQAASAYLLPAQTVFLAMSMLSMAITSALVVEGSRNPEHAHVFARAVLRRICLLVWPASLVIALAAPLLLWFYGPQYVENSTTLLQLLMASMFPRVIVTMWMTKSRLANRTFPLAAQQLVHCAIVLGGIPLLAPTLGVAAVGWTWLAGELVLAIVFAPSVVRWLRRPVPPHPPGDGGPAAPDGKDLLDRDDDTRPISGPEARTHEFPRVRD, from the coding sequence ATGAGCGTCGGCGAGATGGTCGCCGGCCGGGTCCGCTCGGTCCGCCGGGAGATGGGCAATCCGCTCTACCGCAACGCGTACGCCCTGATGCTCAACACCGTCGTCAACTCCGGCTTCGGGTTGCTCTACTGGGTCTTCGCCGCGCGGGTGTTCAGCACCGAGGACGTCGGCCGCGGCAACGCCATGGTCAACCTGATGATGCTGATCTCGGTCCTGACCTCGCTGAACTTCGGTCAGGCCCTCATCCGCTTCCTCCCGACGGCCGGGCGCGACTCGCGGTCGCTGGTGCGGCTCGCCTACGGGGTCAGTGCCGGAATGGCCGTCGTCGGCTCGGCCGCGGTCATGACCTACTGCCACTTCGCCTACGCCCCCGGCGACCCGCTGCACGTCTCCCCCGGCTTCGCCGCGTGGTTCGTGGTCTCGACCGCCGCGTGGTCCATCTTCAACCTGCAGGACCAGGTCCTCACCGGGCTGCGCTCGGCGATGTGGGTGGTGCTGGAGAACGGCGTCTACGGCGTCGTGAAGCTCGGCCTGCTGGTCGTCGTCGCGTTCACCTCGGTGTCCGACGGCGTGTTCACCTCCTGGAGCGCACCGGTCATCGCCCTGCTGGTGCCGTTCACCCTGCTGATCTCGCGGCGGCTGCTCCCCCGGCACACCGCGGAGACCGTGGACCGCGACGACGCGGGCGCCCCGGACCGCGCCACGCTGGCCCGCTACATGGGCGGCGACTACCTGGGCCAGGTGTTCAACCAGGCCATGTCGTCGTTCCTGCCGGTGCTGGTGGTCATGACGATCAGCCAGGCGGCCAGCGCCTACCTGCTGCCGGCCCAGACCGTCTTCCTCGCGATGAGCATGCTGTCGATGGCGATCACCTCGGCGCTGGTCGTGGAGGGCTCCCGGAACCCGGAGCACGCGCACGTGTTCGCCCGCGCGGTGCTGCGCCGGATCTGCCTGCTGGTGTGGCCCGCCTCGCTGGTCATCGCGCTGGCCGCACCGCTGCTGCTGTGGTTCTACGGGCCGCAGTACGTCGAGAACTCCACGACGCTGCTGCAGCTGCTGATGGCCTCGATGTTCCCGCGCGTCATCGTGACGATGTGGATGACGAAGTCGCGGCTCGCGAACCGCACCTTCCCCCTGGCCGCGCAGCAGCTCGTGCACTGCGCGATCGTGCTCGGCGGGATCCCGCTGCTCGCCCCGACGCTCGGGGTCGCCGCCGTCGGCTGGACGTGGCTCGCGGGCGAGCTGGTGCTGGCGATCGTCTTCGCGCCGTCGGTGGTGCGTTGGCTGCGCCGGCCGGTCCCGCCGCACCCGCCCGGCGACGGCGGTCCCGCCGCCCCGGACGGCAAGGACCTCCTCGACCGCGACGACGACACCCGGCCCATCAGCGGGCCGGAGGCGCGGACCCACGAGTTCCCCCGCGTCCGCGACTGA
- a CDS encoding ATP-grasp fold amidoligase family protein has translation MSFDARVMLSRRLRFLPHRAFAMAHHVLFQGELTTFRRPRTWSQLLAKKNLDDQPELVHVTADKYTVREHVAERIGAEHLIPLLQVVDRAEDLDLEAPTRPYVVKGTHGCDMTILVRHPAAADHAKIRSTVARWLRTDFFTHGWRERPYEGLTPRAVVEEMIGDGTTPPADYKFFVFHGEPAMVVVDQDRFTAHTSTMLHPDWVRFRISGRFSQADALPEKPASYERMLEIARALGKDFTFCRIDLYDVEGHVYFGEITHNPGGGLVRLRPRAFDRALGNLWRNGTPIPEKFIQRS, from the coding sequence ATGTCGTTCGACGCACGGGTGATGCTGTCCCGACGGCTCCGGTTCCTGCCGCACCGCGCCTTCGCGATGGCCCACCACGTCCTGTTCCAGGGAGAGTTGACGACGTTCCGGCGGCCGCGGACCTGGTCCCAGCTGCTCGCCAAGAAGAACCTCGACGACCAGCCCGAACTGGTGCACGTCACCGCGGACAAGTACACCGTCCGCGAGCACGTCGCCGAGCGCATCGGGGCGGAGCACCTCATCCCGCTCCTCCAGGTGGTCGATCGCGCCGAGGACCTCGACCTGGAGGCGCCCACCCGCCCGTACGTCGTCAAGGGCACCCACGGCTGCGACATGACGATCCTGGTGCGCCACCCGGCCGCCGCCGACCACGCGAAGATCCGCTCGACGGTCGCCCGCTGGCTGCGCACCGACTTCTTCACCCACGGCTGGCGCGAGCGCCCCTACGAGGGACTCACGCCGCGCGCCGTCGTCGAGGAGATGATCGGCGACGGCACCACGCCGCCCGCCGACTACAAGTTCTTCGTCTTCCACGGCGAGCCCGCGATGGTCGTCGTCGACCAGGACCGGTTCACCGCCCACACCTCGACGATGCTGCACCCGGACTGGGTGCGGTTCCGGATCTCCGGGCGGTTCTCCCAGGCCGACGCGCTGCCGGAGAAGCCCGCCTCCTACGAGCGGATGCTGGAGATCGCCCGCGCACTGGGCAAGGACTTCACCTTCTGCCGCATCGACCTCTACGACGTCGAGGGCCACGTCTACTTCGGCGAGATCACCCACAACCCGGGCGGCGGGCTCGTCCGGCTGCGGCCCCGTGCCTTCGACCGGGCCCTGGGGAACCTGTGGCGCAACGGGACACCGATCCCGGAGAAGTTCATCCAGCGTTCCTGA
- a CDS encoding glycosyltransferase family 2 protein — MPIVRNPHVLVTVITPAYNVGPWIGEAIDSVLAQTESRFEYLVVDDGSTDDTADIVRSRAERDPRVRLIQVENGGSGAARNRALAESAAPFVAFLDGDDRWHPEFLSHMLETLHTAPPGVGMAYCHTRVMMESGQVVALRWQPSGKVDIDKQLVENNPPHNGSSLMIRRACFDQVGGFDCSLPSAVDFEMWLRIAAGSNYPLMWGTRRWLLDMRLMRTGSISSNRQRRFECLDKVIADYAPRMRRQHPGMAYVRPAVFAYRDGLDDFGDRWALLAREAGTKELAKDSWGRSLLAWNSAGRERRAQLRNVRDTARNSAYKGMSGALRTAVKLNSLRG; from the coding sequence GTGCCGATCGTGCGGAACCCCCACGTTCTCGTCACCGTGATCACGCCGGCCTACAACGTCGGCCCGTGGATCGGTGAGGCCATCGACTCGGTGCTCGCGCAGACCGAGTCCCGGTTCGAGTACCTCGTCGTGGACGACGGGTCGACCGACGACACCGCCGACATCGTGCGCTCGCGCGCCGAGCGCGACCCGCGGGTGCGGCTGATCCAGGTGGAGAACGGCGGCTCGGGCGCTGCGCGCAACCGCGCGCTGGCCGAGAGCGCCGCCCCGTTCGTCGCGTTCCTCGACGGCGACGACCGCTGGCACCCCGAGTTCCTGTCGCACATGCTCGAGACCCTGCACACCGCCCCGCCCGGGGTCGGGATGGCCTACTGCCACACCCGCGTGATGATGGAGTCCGGGCAGGTCGTGGCGCTGCGCTGGCAGCCGTCGGGCAAGGTCGACATCGACAAGCAGCTGGTGGAGAACAACCCGCCGCACAACGGCAGCTCGCTCATGATCCGCCGGGCCTGCTTCGACCAGGTCGGCGGCTTCGACTGCTCGCTGCCCTCCGCGGTGGACTTCGAGATGTGGCTGCGGATCGCCGCCGGGTCGAACTACCCGCTGATGTGGGGCACCCGCCGCTGGCTGCTCGACATGCGGCTGATGCGCACCGGCTCGATCAGCTCCAACCGGCAGCGCCGGTTCGAGTGCCTGGACAAGGTCATCGCCGACTACGCACCGCGGATGAGGCGCCAGCACCCGGGGATGGCCTACGTCCGGCCGGCGGTGTTCGCCTACCGCGACGGGCTGGACGACTTCGGCGACCGGTGGGCGCTGCTGGCCCGCGAGGCCGGCACGAAGGAGCTCGCGAAGGACTCGTGGGGCCGGTCGCTGCTGGCGTGGAACAGTGCGGGCCGCGAGCGTCGCGCGCAGCTGCGCAACGTCCGCGACACCGCCCGCAACAGTGCCTACAAGGGCATGTCCGGGGCGCTGCGCACCGCGGTGAAGCTCAACTCGCTGCGGGGATGA
- a CDS encoding MFS transporter, with product MVAVGAGRTERRARLAVALVFLTNGLVYANLLPRFPQIKADLGLSNTQLGLAVAAMPFAALLAGLTAGPLIARFTSAKVASFGMAVIALGVVLVGFAPSWRLFATAMLLVGASDAVVDVAQNAHGLRVQRRYGRSILNGFHALWSVGAVAGGLMGSAAAGAGLALPVHLGLSSLLSVVIAVAVHPLLLRGDDRDDRPAPGAADDAADGAPPSRPWTGLGTRTVALLAVFGLVAISGTLVEDSGATWAAVYLQGLGAGAAVAGLGFVALQGCQFVGRLVGDRVVDRFGQRAVARAGGGLVLAGMGLALAFPTAPGTVAGFGLAGFGVATLVPAAMIAADHLPGLAPGSGLTIVTWLMRVGFLVSPPVVGLVADATSLRVGLLVVPLAGLVVVLLAGVLAGRRRPG from the coding sequence GTGGTGGCAGTCGGAGCGGGCCGGACGGAACGGCGCGCCCGGCTGGCGGTGGCCCTGGTCTTCCTCACCAACGGCCTGGTCTACGCCAACCTGCTGCCCCGCTTCCCGCAGATCAAGGCCGACCTCGGCCTGTCCAACACCCAGCTCGGGCTCGCGGTGGCCGCGATGCCGTTCGCGGCGCTGCTGGCCGGACTCACCGCGGGCCCGCTCATCGCCCGGTTCACCTCGGCGAAGGTGGCGTCGTTCGGGATGGCGGTGATCGCCCTCGGCGTCGTACTGGTCGGGTTCGCGCCGTCCTGGAGGCTGTTCGCCACGGCGATGCTGCTGGTCGGGGCGTCCGACGCCGTCGTGGACGTCGCGCAGAACGCGCACGGGCTGCGGGTGCAGCGCCGCTACGGCCGGTCGATCCTCAACGGGTTCCACGCGCTCTGGTCGGTCGGGGCGGTCGCGGGCGGACTGATGGGCTCGGCCGCAGCCGGGGCCGGGCTGGCGCTGCCGGTGCACCTGGGGCTGTCGTCGCTGCTCTCGGTGGTGATCGCGGTCGCGGTCCACCCGCTGCTGCTGCGCGGCGACGACCGCGACGACCGTCCGGCCCCCGGCGCGGCCGACGATGCGGCCGACGGTGCACCGCCGAGCAGGCCGTGGACCGGGCTCGGCACCCGCACCGTGGCGCTGCTCGCCGTGTTCGGGCTGGTCGCGATCTCCGGCACCCTGGTGGAGGACTCCGGCGCCACCTGGGCGGCGGTCTACCTGCAGGGGCTCGGGGCCGGTGCGGCCGTCGCCGGCCTCGGGTTCGTGGCGCTGCAGGGCTGCCAGTTCGTCGGCAGGCTGGTCGGTGACCGGGTGGTCGACCGGTTCGGCCAGCGCGCGGTGGCCCGCGCCGGTGGCGGGCTCGTGCTCGCCGGGATGGGCCTCGCGCTGGCGTTCCCGACGGCGCCCGGCACCGTCGCCGGGTTCGGTCTCGCCGGTTTCGGGGTGGCGACCCTCGTCCCGGCCGCGATGATCGCCGCCGACCACCTGCCGGGGCTGGCACCGGGCTCCGGGCTGACGATCGTCACCTGGCTGATGCGGGTCGGGTTCCTGGTCTCACCGCCGGTGGTCGGGCTGGTCGCCGACGCGACGTCGCTGCGGGTGGGGCTGCTCGTCGTCCCCCTCGCGGGGCTGGTGGTGGTGCTCCTCGCCGGGGTGCTGGCCGGGCGGCGCCGGCCCGGCTGA
- a CDS encoding MFS transporter yields MSPIVPPAPPGPTLRSSRKVATASLVGTTIEWYDFFIFGTAAALVFNQVFFPSVDPVTGTLSAFGAFAVGFIARPLGGAVFAHFGDKVGRKPMLVYSLLLMGAATVGMGLLPGYDTLGIWAPVLLVVLRFLQGFGVGGEWGGAALMAVEHAPAHRRGFYGSWPQVGVPLGLVLGTATFAALSATLTDEQFLAWGWRVPFLASVALIAVGMWIRLGVHESPVFQQAMDEKAAKRMPVLEALRTYPKEIGLAAGSFLATNSTFYVSSVWLVTYATQQLSYDRTTILAANSVLSLSDIPLILAFGLLSDRIGRRPMFVGGMALLAVFAVPYFWLVSTGSIWLFLLGGLIVQVARSAVYGPQSAFFAEQFSTSMRYSGASLAYQIASILGGLAPLLCTALVALTGSLYAVAGYVVGIALVSLVCSWLMTETLRSGLRDDAVAVART; encoded by the coding sequence ATGTCACCCATCGTCCCGCCGGCGCCGCCGGGACCCACGCTCCGGTCGTCCCGCAAGGTCGCCACCGCCAGTCTCGTCGGCACCACCATCGAGTGGTACGACTTCTTCATCTTCGGCACGGCCGCGGCACTGGTCTTCAACCAGGTGTTCTTCCCGTCGGTCGACCCCGTCACCGGAACCCTGTCCGCGTTCGGCGCGTTCGCCGTCGGGTTCATCGCCCGCCCGCTGGGCGGCGCGGTGTTCGCGCACTTCGGCGACAAGGTCGGCCGCAAGCCGATGCTCGTGTACTCGCTGCTCCTGATGGGCGCGGCGACCGTCGGGATGGGCCTGCTGCCCGGCTACGACACCCTCGGCATCTGGGCACCGGTCCTGCTGGTGGTCCTGCGGTTCCTGCAGGGCTTCGGTGTCGGCGGCGAGTGGGGCGGGGCGGCGCTGATGGCCGTCGAGCACGCCCCGGCGCACCGTCGCGGGTTCTACGGCAGCTGGCCGCAGGTCGGCGTCCCGCTCGGCCTGGTCCTGGGGACGGCGACGTTCGCGGCGCTGTCGGCGACGCTGACCGACGAGCAGTTCCTGGCCTGGGGCTGGCGGGTGCCGTTCCTCGCCAGCGTCGCGCTGATCGCGGTCGGGATGTGGATCCGGCTCGGCGTCCACGAGTCACCGGTGTTCCAGCAGGCGATGGACGAGAAGGCCGCGAAACGGATGCCGGTGCTGGAGGCGCTGCGCACCTACCCGAAGGAGATCGGGCTCGCGGCCGGTTCGTTCCTCGCGACGAACTCGACGTTCTACGTCTCCTCGGTCTGGCTGGTCACCTACGCCACCCAGCAGCTGTCCTACGACCGCACCACGATCCTCGCCGCGAACTCGGTGCTGTCGCTGTCGGACATCCCGCTGATCCTGGCGTTCGGCCTGCTGTCGGACCGGATCGGTCGGCGCCCGATGTTCGTCGGCGGGATGGCGTTGCTGGCCGTGTTCGCGGTGCCGTACTTCTGGCTCGTGTCCACCGGCAGCATCTGGCTGTTCCTGCTGGGTGGGCTGATCGTCCAGGTGGCGCGCTCGGCGGTGTACGGGCCACAGTCGGCGTTCTTCGCCGAGCAGTTCTCCACCAGCATGCGGTACTCGGGGGCGTCGCTGGCCTACCAGATCGCGTCGATCCTGGGCGGCCTCGCACCGCTGCTGTGCACCGCGCTCGTCGCGCTGACCGGGTCGCTCTACGCCGTCGCCGGCTACGTCGTCGGGATCGCGCTGGTGTCGCTGGTCTGTTCCTGGCTGATGACCGAGACGCTCCGGTCGGGGCTGCGCGACGACGCCGTCGCCGTCGCCCGGACCTGA
- a CDS encoding IS256 family transposase: MTAPSSIDPTEFLHEQLSQASPDLLCHMLTTFINTLMSADADSVCGAAWGERSEARTNTRNGYRHRDFDTRAGTIDVAIPKLRNGSYFPDWLLERRRRAERALTTVVATCYLLGVSTRRMEKLVDSLGITRLSKSQVSEMARDLDGQVEQFRTRPLDQGPYTFVAADALVLKVREGGRVVAVHALLATGVNGDGHREILGLQVSSAEDGAGWLGFFRDLTARGLTGVALVTSDAHAGLVSAIGATLPGAAWQRCRTHYAANLMAATPKQSWPWVRALLHSVYDQPDAASVHAQFDRVLDALADKLPKVAEHLDAARADVLAFTGFPKELWRQIWSNNPSERLNREIRRRTDVVGIFPDRDSLIRLVGAVLAEQHDEWAEGRRYLGLDVLARSRVTTIPDTATSAEEATSTTTIPALSA; the protein is encoded by the coding sequence ATGACCGCACCCTCCAGTATCGACCCCACCGAGTTCCTGCACGAGCAGCTGTCCCAGGCGAGCCCGGATCTGCTGTGCCACATGTTGACCACGTTCATCAACACCCTGATGTCCGCCGACGCCGACTCGGTGTGCGGCGCGGCCTGGGGCGAGCGTTCCGAGGCTCGCACGAACACCCGCAACGGCTACCGCCACCGCGACTTCGACACCCGCGCTGGCACGATCGACGTGGCGATCCCCAAGCTGCGCAACGGCTCCTACTTCCCCGACTGGTTGCTGGAGCGTCGTCGCCGGGCGGAGCGGGCCCTGACCACGGTGGTCGCGACCTGCTACCTGCTCGGGGTCTCGACGCGGCGGATGGAGAAACTCGTCGACTCCCTGGGCATCACGAGGTTGTCGAAGTCGCAGGTCTCAGAGATGGCCCGGGACCTCGACGGCCAAGTCGAGCAGTTCCGGACGCGTCCGCTCGACCAGGGCCCCTACACCTTCGTCGCCGCCGACGCGCTCGTGCTCAAAGTCCGCGAGGGCGGCCGGGTCGTGGCAGTCCACGCCCTGCTCGCCACCGGGGTCAACGGCGACGGACACCGGGAGATCCTCGGCCTGCAGGTCAGCTCCGCCGAGGACGGCGCCGGCTGGCTGGGGTTCTTCCGCGACCTCACCGCCCGCGGTCTGACCGGCGTCGCGCTGGTCACCAGCGACGCCCACGCCGGCTTGGTGTCCGCGATCGGGGCGACCCTGCCCGGCGCCGCCTGGCAGAGGTGCAGGACGCACTACGCGGCGAACCTGATGGCTGCGACCCCGAAGCAGTCCTGGCCGTGGGTGCGGGCGTTGCTGCACTCGGTCTATGACCAGCCCGACGCCGCATCGGTGCACGCCCAGTTCGACCGGGTCCTCGACGCCTTGGCCGACAAGCTCCCGAAGGTCGCCGAGCACCTCGACGCCGCCCGAGCCGACGTCCTGGCCTTCACCGGCTTCCCGAAAGAACTGTGGCGCCAGATCTGGTCGAACAACCCCTCCGAGCGCCTGAACCGTGAGATCCGGCGCCGCACCGACGTCGTCGGGATCTTCCCCGACCGCGACTCCCTGATCCGCCTCGTCGGCGCGGTCCTGGCCGAGCAACACGACGAATGGGCCGAAGGACGCCGCTACCTCGGCCTCGACGTCCTCGCCCGCTCCCGCGTCACCACGATCCCCGACACCGCCACCAGCGCTGAGGAGGCGACCTCGACCACCACCATCCCGGCGCTCAGCGCCTGA
- a CDS encoding MFS transporter: MSDDRTAPEVYTPDPRRWRALSVCLVAGFMSLLDVSIVNVALPAMQTALRASAAQLSWIVSGYALTFGLVLVASGRLGDDRGRRRMFVTGLALFTLTSAVAGFAPNPEVLVAVRLVQGVAAGLLSPQVVGFIQDLFRGPERGTAFGMFGAVVGISTAVGPLLGGLLLAWAGDADGWRWVFFVNIPIGVAALVAAFRLLPADTAPAGERRPLDLGGSALLGVAVVALMLPLVLAERDPASAPWWLVAVSVVALVAFVAWERRAKRVHGHPLVDFALLRTRSYAVGASLGAVYFAGFTSIFFVLTLYLQNGLGYTPLQTGLTLTAFALGSAVTSALSGRLVARFGQPTIVVGLATVMVGLGVTDLVLAVTAHSPVASTKVVCDRPGDELVEL; the protein is encoded by the coding sequence GTGAGCGACGACCGCACCGCCCCCGAGGTGTACACCCCCGACCCCCGACGCTGGCGGGCACTGTCGGTCTGCCTGGTCGCCGGGTTCATGAGCCTGCTCGACGTCAGCATCGTCAACGTCGCGCTGCCCGCCATGCAGACCGCGCTGCGGGCCTCGGCCGCGCAGCTGTCCTGGATCGTGTCCGGCTACGCGCTCACGTTCGGCCTGGTCCTGGTCGCGTCCGGACGGCTGGGCGACGACCGTGGCCGCCGTCGCATGTTCGTCACCGGGCTGGCGCTGTTCACCCTCACCAGCGCCGTCGCCGGGTTCGCGCCGAACCCGGAGGTGCTCGTCGCGGTCCGGCTGGTGCAGGGCGTCGCGGCCGGGCTGCTGTCCCCGCAGGTCGTCGGGTTCATCCAAGACCTGTTCCGCGGTCCGGAGCGGGGCACCGCGTTCGGCATGTTCGGCGCCGTCGTCGGGATCTCCACCGCGGTCGGCCCACTGCTCGGCGGGCTGTTGCTGGCCTGGGCCGGCGACGCCGACGGCTGGCGCTGGGTCTTCTTCGTCAACATCCCGATCGGCGTCGCGGCGCTGGTCGCCGCGTTCCGGCTGTTGCCGGCCGACACCGCGCCGGCGGGGGAGCGGCGCCCGCTGGACCTGGGCGGTTCGGCGCTGCTCGGTGTCGCCGTCGTCGCGCTGATGCTGCCGCTGGTGCTCGCCGAGCGGGACCCGGCGTCGGCGCCCTGGTGGCTGGTCGCGGTCTCGGTCGTGGCGCTGGTGGCATTCGTGGCGTGGGAGCGGCGGGCCAAGCGCGTCCACGGCCACCCGCTGGTCGACTTCGCGCTGCTGCGGACCCGCAGCTACGCCGTCGGCGCCTCGCTCGGCGCCGTCTACTTCGCCGGGTTCACCTCGATCTTCTTCGTGCTCACCCTCTACCTGCAGAACGGGCTGGGATACACCCCGTTGCAGACCGGTCTCACACTGACGGCGTTCGCGCTGGGCTCGGCCGTCACCTCCGCCCTGAGCGGACGCCTGGTGGCGCGCTTCGGGCAGCCGACGATCGTCGTCGGGCTGGCGACGGTGATGGTCGGGCTCGGTGTCACCGACCTCGTCCTCGCCGTGACCGCACACAGCCCAGTGGCGTCCACCAAGGTGGTGTGCGACCGGCCCGGTGACGAGCTGGTCGAGCTGTAG